A single Nitrosospira multiformis ATCC 25196 DNA region contains:
- a CDS encoding efflux RND transporter permease subunit, whose protein sequence is MTRFFILRPIFASVISIIIVLAGLAAALQLPIAQYPEIAPPTVLITATYPGASAETLTKTVAAPIEEQLSGVQDLLYFSSSADSSGTLTITATFEVGTDVDQATFNISNRVNVALPRLPDEVRRTGLKIEKRSNDILIVFMLISTEKGKYDPLYLSNYATLNIMDELRRTDGVGDATVFGGQDYSMRIWLHPDRMAQLGVATTDITAAIQAQNAQYAAGKIGQEPAPPDQQLIYTVNARGRLVTPEQFGDIILRADGPRGVLYLKDVARIELGAQSYDVRTALNGQPGAGIPVFLQPGANALDTKNALVAKMEELKKHFPQGMDYVVPYDTSLFVKASMWEVLKTLGEAMVLVLLVVYLFLQSWRATLIPIIAVPISLVGTFAGLWAFGFSINTLTLFAMVLSIGIVVDDAIVVLENIERLMDEEKLSPLKAAIRSMEQVASAVVAIVLVLCAVFVPVAFMGGIAGELYRQFAVTVAVAVTISGLVALTLTPALCAILLKHTHGESRFFLAFNSGFQRVTNFYIRMVNITLRHKVIGAFVFLSIIALSAYLFKTVPESFVPPEDQGYVVTATILPDGATLARTTKTAESVRAGIADDPAVAHQFVVNGFDLIGGGNKTSSATMFVAFKDWSERKATAEDIIQKLMGIGMQQPDGIAISFNPPAIRGLGTAGGFEVYVQSRAGANPVQLSIVVNNLIAALNQEPRLAGINTFFRPTVPQFFVEVDEEKAISQQVRIADIYATLQSTMGSLYINDFNYSGRTYRVQMQAEPQYRMHPEDLGRVYVRSQSGAMVPMSALSKLSTIVGAEQLERYNGLLAAKILGSGAPGVSSGDAIRLVEEIAAKNLPDGYQIAWTGQAYQEKRTGSAAIFAFSFAIIMVFLILAAQFETWALPLAVIMAVPFALAGALLAVLARGMPNDIYFQIGLITLIGLAAKNAILIVEFATQKMAEGLPVAEAAIEAARLRFRPIVMTSMAFVLGIVPLLIATGAGAAARRSMGTGVFGGMLLATFVATIFIPLFFTWLSRKNKGKPVENLSQETS, encoded by the coding sequence ATGACCAGATTTTTTATTCTGCGACCGATATTTGCGTCGGTTATCTCCATTATCATCGTCCTTGCCGGACTCGCCGCCGCATTGCAGCTTCCCATTGCGCAATATCCGGAGATCGCGCCGCCTACGGTACTGATAACCGCAACCTATCCCGGCGCCAGCGCTGAAACCTTGACCAAAACAGTGGCCGCGCCCATCGAAGAGCAATTGAGCGGTGTCCAGGACCTTTTGTATTTCAGCTCGAGCGCCGACTCCAGCGGAACGCTGACCATTACTGCAACGTTTGAGGTCGGCACGGACGTTGACCAGGCGACTTTCAATATCAGTAACCGCGTAAACGTCGCACTACCGCGACTGCCGGATGAAGTGCGCCGCACCGGCCTGAAAATTGAGAAGCGCTCCAACGACATCCTGATAGTTTTCATGCTGATCTCGACCGAGAAAGGCAAATATGACCCGCTCTATCTCAGCAATTATGCCACGCTCAACATAATGGATGAGCTGAGACGTACGGATGGAGTCGGTGATGCCACTGTCTTTGGCGGCCAGGATTATTCCATGCGCATCTGGCTGCATCCCGATCGCATGGCCCAACTGGGCGTGGCCACTACGGACATCACTGCAGCTATCCAGGCGCAGAACGCGCAATATGCTGCCGGCAAGATCGGTCAGGAACCGGCTCCGCCTGATCAGCAACTGATTTATACCGTAAATGCAAGAGGTCGGCTGGTAACACCTGAACAGTTCGGCGACATCATTTTGCGGGCGGATGGTCCGCGCGGAGTCCTCTACCTCAAGGATGTCGCCCGGATAGAACTGGGGGCGCAAAGCTACGATGTTCGTACGGCCTTGAATGGTCAGCCCGGCGCCGGCATTCCCGTCTTCCTGCAACCCGGTGCGAATGCGCTCGACACGAAAAACGCGCTGGTCGCTAAAATGGAAGAGCTGAAGAAACACTTTCCGCAGGGAATGGACTACGTGGTGCCGTACGATACCAGTCTGTTCGTCAAAGCTTCGATGTGGGAGGTGCTCAAGACGCTTGGCGAAGCGATGGTGCTCGTTCTGCTGGTTGTTTATCTTTTCCTGCAAAGCTGGCGCGCCACGCTGATTCCCATTATTGCCGTGCCCATTTCCCTCGTGGGCACTTTCGCCGGATTGTGGGCATTCGGCTTCTCCATTAACACGCTTACGCTTTTCGCCATGGTGCTTTCCATCGGCATTGTAGTGGATGATGCAATTGTCGTACTGGAAAATATCGAGCGGTTGATGGACGAAGAGAAACTGTCACCGCTGAAAGCTGCCATCCGTTCCATGGAGCAGGTGGCAAGTGCGGTGGTGGCAATTGTCCTGGTACTGTGCGCCGTATTTGTGCCGGTTGCATTCATGGGGGGAATCGCAGGCGAACTGTATCGCCAGTTCGCGGTCACCGTCGCCGTAGCGGTAACCATTTCCGGTCTGGTGGCACTGACCTTGACCCCTGCCTTGTGCGCTATTCTGCTCAAGCATACCCACGGTGAATCCCGGTTCTTTCTTGCGTTCAACAGCGGTTTTCAGCGGGTGACGAATTTTTATATCCGCATGGTCAATATCACGCTCCGGCATAAGGTTATCGGTGCCTTCGTATTCCTAAGCATCATTGCCTTGTCGGCCTATCTGTTCAAAACAGTACCTGAGAGTTTCGTGCCGCCAGAAGATCAGGGCTATGTCGTCACGGCCACCATCCTGCCGGATGGCGCCACACTGGCCAGAACGACAAAAACCGCGGAATCGGTGCGGGCGGGCATCGCGGATGATCCCGCCGTGGCCCATCAATTCGTTGTAAACGGCTTCGATCTGATCGGTGGCGGAAATAAAACCAGTTCTGCTACCATGTTCGTCGCATTCAAGGACTGGTCGGAGCGGAAGGCAACAGCGGAGGATATCATCCAGAAGCTGATGGGTATCGGAATGCAACAACCGGATGGAATCGCAATCTCCTTCAACCCGCCCGCCATCCGCGGGCTGGGAACCGCAGGCGGCTTCGAAGTCTATGTGCAAAGCCGCGCAGGCGCTAATCCGGTTCAATTATCCATAGTGGTGAACAACCTTATCGCTGCACTGAACCAGGAACCGCGGCTAGCCGGCATCAATACTTTTTTCCGTCCCACCGTGCCGCAATTCTTCGTTGAAGTGGATGAGGAAAAAGCGATTTCTCAGCAAGTGCGAATCGCCGACATTTACGCCACGCTGCAAAGTACGATGGGTTCGCTGTATATCAACGATTTCAATTACTCCGGTCGTACTTACCGGGTGCAAATGCAGGCGGAACCGCAATACCGGATGCATCCCGAGGATCTCGGCAGAGTGTACGTACGCTCCCAATCCGGCGCGATGGTGCCCATGTCCGCCCTCAGCAAACTCAGCACCATTGTGGGCGCGGAGCAGCTCGAGCGCTATAACGGCCTCCTTGCTGCAAAGATTCTGGGAAGCGGTGCGCCTGGCGTGAGTTCAGGCGATGCTATCCGGCTGGTAGAGGAGATTGCGGCAAAAAATTTGCCCGATGGCTACCAGATTGCGTGGACAGGACAGGCTTATCAGGAAAAGCGGACTGGTTCAGCCGCAATTTTTGCCTTCAGCTTCGCAATCATAATGGTATTTCTCATTCTTGCTGCCCAGTTCGAGACCTGGGCCCTGCCGCTCGCCGTTATCATGGCGGTGCCTTTTGCTCTTGCCGGTGCCCTGCTTGCCGTTTTGGCCCGCGGCATGCCCAACGATATCTATTTTCAGATCGGCCTGATCACGCTCATCGGCCTGGCTGCAAAAAATGCCATTCTGATCGTCGAGTTTGCTACGCAGAAAATGGCTGAAGGTCTGCCTGTGGCAGAGGCAGCGATCGAGGCGGCGCGTTTGCGTTTCCGACCCATCGTCATGACATCCATGGCTTTTGTGCTGGGTATCGTGCCCCTATTGATCGCAACGGGAGCTGGCGCTGCCGCGCGTCGCTCCATGGGAACCGGCGTGTTTGGGGGAATGCTGCTTGCCACTTTTGTTGCCACAATATTTATTCCCTTGTTTTTTACCTGGCTTTCACGCAAGAATAAAGGTAAGCCAGTCGAAAACCTGTCGCAGGAAACATCATGA
- a CDS encoding efflux RND transporter periplasmic adaptor subunit → MPDLLYATARLALSVAASVALGVMVSSCGKKPETPPPPALPVSVIEVHPTSVPISAEAVAQTEGAKEVEIRPRVGGILLKRLYEEGAEVKAGQPLFLIDPVPYRYALAQAKAQLAEQKARIIQTGREEKRLKDLLETQAISQREYDNAVSDNAIAHAALQQAEVRVRDAELSLSYTSVTAPVNGISGRFQFSEGALVEANSSLLTTLVQLSPIWVRFSLSNNELMQLGGPLNEKKVKQVTLILPDGSEYEKKGELNFAASQIDPLLGTQQLRATFENAEQRLLPGQFVRAKVVVGQRDGVFLVPQNAIQTSDRGQSVYVINEKNEATPQAVVTGKWMGTDWVILDGLKAGDKVIVDNIIKLRPGAPVTPHAPGETPGTPPAQPDSGSGKAA, encoded by the coding sequence ATGCCTGACTTACTGTATGCTACCGCGCGGCTCGCCCTAAGCGTTGCTGCAAGCGTCGCCTTGGGCGTTATGGTGTCGAGCTGTGGCAAGAAGCCAGAAACACCTCCTCCCCCCGCCCTTCCCGTAAGTGTAATCGAGGTTCACCCTACCAGCGTACCGATCAGTGCCGAAGCCGTGGCCCAGACCGAAGGCGCCAAGGAGGTCGAAATACGTCCCCGGGTGGGGGGCATTCTGCTCAAACGCCTGTATGAGGAAGGTGCAGAGGTAAAAGCAGGTCAACCTCTGTTTCTGATTGATCCCGTACCTTACCGATATGCGCTTGCGCAGGCGAAGGCCCAACTGGCAGAACAGAAAGCCCGTATCATTCAGACCGGACGCGAAGAAAAACGCCTGAAAGACCTGCTGGAGACGCAGGCAATCAGTCAGCGCGAGTATGATAACGCGGTCTCCGATAACGCGATTGCGCACGCCGCCTTGCAGCAGGCCGAAGTGCGCGTGCGCGACGCCGAACTCAGCCTCTCCTATACCTCTGTAACCGCGCCTGTCAACGGTATTTCGGGCCGCTTCCAGTTTTCGGAAGGCGCCCTGGTGGAAGCGAACAGCAGCCTTTTGACCACGCTGGTGCAATTGTCGCCGATCTGGGTGCGTTTCAGCCTGTCGAATAACGAACTGATGCAGCTCGGCGGCCCCCTGAACGAGAAAAAAGTAAAACAAGTGACCCTGATATTGCCGGACGGCTCAGAATACGAAAAGAAAGGGGAGTTGAATTTCGCCGCCAGCCAGATCGACCCGCTGCTGGGCACGCAGCAACTGCGCGCCACGTTCGAAAATGCGGAACAGCGATTGCTGCCGGGTCAGTTTGTCAGAGCGAAAGTGGTCGTTGGCCAGCGTGACGGGGTATTTCTCGTCCCTCAGAATGCAATACAAACCTCTGACCGCGGTCAGTCAGTGTATGTGATCAATGAGAAAAACGAAGCGACTCCGCAGGCAGTGGTTACCGGGAAGTGGATGGGTACGGACTGGGTAATTCTTGACGGACTCAAAGCCGGGGATAAAGTCATTGTCGATAATATCATCAAGCTTCGCCCCGGGGCGCCCGTTACCCCTCACGCGCCCGGAGAAACGCCGGGAACACCTCCTGCCCAGCCTGATTCCGGCTCCGGCAAAGCCGCTTGA
- a CDS encoding TetR family transcriptional regulator, whose product MARKTKENAELTRQRIVDAARQVFLERGVARSTMEHIAREAGVTRGAIYWHFNNKIELIQAMREQVFLPLIDRMDDTLLVEGVDDPLACIENFLCGTIQVLMDSKETRQTYEIMMIKCEYVDEFAMVLQQILFNCAHISEKLKLVYERARMQQLLHSSHDLVQLAIDTHLFFIGLLHMWVKDTEGNQFRHQAIELVEAHMRLRRISL is encoded by the coding sequence ATGGCCCGAAAAACCAAGGAAAACGCGGAATTGACACGGCAGCGCATTGTAGATGCGGCGCGCCAGGTTTTTCTGGAGCGAGGCGTGGCCCGCAGCACCATGGAGCATATCGCGCGCGAGGCCGGCGTTACAAGAGGAGCGATTTACTGGCATTTCAACAATAAAATCGAGTTGATTCAGGCAATGCGGGAGCAGGTATTCCTGCCTCTCATCGATCGCATGGACGATACTTTGCTGGTTGAAGGCGTGGACGATCCTCTCGCCTGCATCGAAAATTTCCTGTGCGGCACGATCCAGGTTCTGATGGATAGTAAGGAGACCCGCCAGACATACGAAATCATGATGATCAAGTGCGAATACGTGGATGAGTTCGCTATGGTCTTGCAGCAGATTTTATTCAATTGTGCCCATATTTCCGAGAAGCTGAAGCTGGTTTACGAACGCGCCAGGATGCAGCAATTACTGCATTCATCCCATGACCTCGTGCAACTGGCCATTGATACCCATCTGTTCTTTATCGGGTTGCTGCACATGTGGGTGAAGGATACGGAGGGAAATCAGTTCCGGCACCAGGCAATTGAACTGGTAGAGGCGCATATGAGACTGCGCCGCATTTCCCTCTGA
- a CDS encoding Rrf2 family transcriptional regulator yields MRLTTKGRFAVTALLDLALQRQTRPVTLAEISQRQQISLSYLEQLFAKLRSRGLVDSVRGPGGGYCLAKDMGQVSVAEIILAVDEPIDSTQCNGKENCHNDRKCMTHDLWTKLNELIFDHLGAVTLKQLVDEQREREERRKAREAGVVQMLDMRKAGSEKVIPDRSRTAVSA; encoded by the coding sequence ATGAGGCTAACAACCAAAGGACGGTTTGCAGTAACGGCGTTGCTTGATCTTGCGCTGCAACGCCAGACGCGTCCTGTGACACTTGCGGAAATCAGTCAGCGCCAGCAGATTTCGCTATCTTATCTTGAGCAATTGTTCGCCAAACTGCGTTCCCGAGGACTCGTCGATAGTGTAAGAGGCCCGGGTGGCGGCTATTGCCTTGCGAAAGACATGGGGCAAGTGTCGGTTGCCGAGATCATTCTCGCGGTTGACGAACCTATCGATTCAACTCAGTGCAATGGAAAGGAGAATTGCCACAACGACAGGAAATGCATGACGCATGACTTGTGGACAAAGCTCAACGAACTGATTTTCGACCACCTCGGCGCAGTTACGCTGAAACAACTGGTCGATGAGCAGAGGGAAAGAGAGGAAAGGCGGAAGGCAAGAGAGGCAGGGGTGGTGCAGATGCTGGATATGCGGAAGGCTGGGTCTGAAAAGGTCATACCCGATCGGAGCCGCACTGCAGTTTCTGCCTGA
- a CDS encoding HesB/IscA family protein, translated as MSITLTENAAKQIQKQLAKRGKGLALRVGVKKVGCSGFAYTYAYADELRESDRMFESCNAHVVVDVDFLPFLDGSRIDFVREGLNESFRFENPNVDNTCGCGESFSVKEEPAKV; from the coding sequence ATGTCAATAACACTGACTGAAAACGCGGCAAAACAGATTCAGAAGCAGCTTGCGAAGCGGGGCAAGGGGTTGGCTCTGCGAGTCGGGGTCAAGAAGGTGGGGTGTTCCGGATTTGCCTATACCTACGCTTATGCAGATGAGCTGCGCGAGAGTGATCGAATGTTCGAGTCCTGTAACGCTCATGTAGTGGTTGATGTCGACTTTCTGCCGTTTCTTGATGGTTCACGAATTGACTTTGTCAGAGAAGGACTGAACGAATCATTCAGGTTTGAGAATCCCAATGTGGATAATACCTGCGGTTGTGGTGAAAGCTTCAGTGTGAAAGAAGAGCCCGCCAAGGTCTAA
- the sufB gene encoding Fe-S cluster assembly protein SufB, translating to MSAVLQNLVNQPYKHGFVTEIESDVAPKGLNEDIIRLISTKKNEPAWLLDFRLKAYQQWLKMEEPKWPNVKYPRIDFQAISYYAAPKPKKKLSSMDEVDPELLRTFEKLGVPMHERAALAGVAVDVIFDSVSVATTYKQKLAEVGIIFCSISEAVHAYPELVKQYLGTVVPVGDNYYAALNSAVFTDGTFCFIPKGVKCPMDLSTYFRINTEESGQFERTLIVAEEGSSVSYLEGCTAPRFDTNQLHAAVVELIALDNADIKYSTVQNWYAGDEKGVGGIYNFVTKRGLAKGANSRISWTQVETGSAITWKYPSCILQGENSVGEFYSVAVTNNYQQADTGTKMIHIGKNTRSTIVSKGISAGHSNNSYRGLVRIAPTASGARNYSQCDSMLIGDQCGAHTFPYIQVRNQNAKVEHEASTSKIGEDQLFYFAQRGIGNEEAVSMIINGFCKDVFQQLPMEFAVEATKLLGFKLEGSVG from the coding sequence ATGAGTGCAGTACTACAGAATCTGGTCAATCAGCCATACAAACACGGTTTCGTTACCGAAATCGAGTCGGATGTCGCGCCAAAAGGCCTTAACGAAGATATTATCCGGCTCATTTCGACCAAGAAAAACGAACCTGCCTGGCTTCTCGACTTTAGGCTCAAAGCCTATCAACAATGGCTCAAGATGGAAGAGCCGAAATGGCCCAATGTCAAGTATCCGCGGATCGATTTTCAGGCGATCAGCTACTACGCCGCGCCCAAGCCGAAAAAGAAGCTCAGCAGCATGGACGAGGTCGATCCCGAGCTGCTTCGCACCTTCGAGAAACTGGGGGTGCCCATGCATGAGCGCGCGGCTTTGGCCGGCGTGGCGGTGGACGTGATTTTTGACAGCGTATCCGTGGCCACCACTTACAAGCAGAAGCTCGCGGAGGTCGGAATCATTTTCTGCTCCATTTCCGAAGCCGTGCATGCTTATCCCGAACTGGTGAAGCAGTATCTCGGTACAGTGGTGCCCGTAGGTGACAACTACTATGCGGCACTCAACTCAGCCGTTTTTACGGACGGCACCTTCTGCTTCATCCCGAAGGGCGTCAAGTGCCCGATGGATCTGTCGACCTACTTCCGCATCAATACGGAAGAGTCGGGACAATTCGAGCGCACTCTGATCGTTGCCGAGGAAGGGTCGTCCGTGTCGTATCTTGAAGGATGCACGGCCCCCCGGTTCGATACCAATCAATTGCATGCCGCCGTGGTCGAACTGATCGCGCTCGACAACGCCGATATCAAATATTCGACGGTGCAAAACTGGTATGCGGGCGATGAGAAGGGGGTGGGCGGCATATATAACTTCGTAACCAAGCGGGGTCTGGCGAAAGGCGCCAATTCGCGCATCTCGTGGACGCAGGTCGAAACGGGGTCCGCCATAACCTGGAAATATCCGTCCTGCATACTGCAGGGGGAAAATTCCGTGGGCGAATTTTATTCGGTAGCGGTAACTAACAACTATCAGCAGGCGGATACCGGCACCAAGATGATCCATATCGGGAAAAACACCCGCAGCACCATCGTCAGCAAGGGTATTTCGGCCGGGCATTCCAATAACAGCTACCGCGGACTGGTCAGGATTGCTCCCACTGCCAGCGGCGCGCGCAATTATTCACAATGCGATTCGATGCTGATTGGAGACCAATGCGGAGCGCATACCTTTCCCTACATCCAGGTGCGTAACCAGAATGCCAAGGTCGAGCATGAGGCATCAACGTCAAAAATCGGCGAAGATCAATTGTTCTACTTTGCCCAGCGCGGCATCGGCAATGAGGAAGCGGTTTCCATGATTATCAACGGCTTCTGCAAAGATGTATTTCAGCAACTGCCGATGGAATTTGCGGTCGAAGCGACAAAACTGCTTGGATTCAAACTGGAGGGAAGTGTTGGATGA
- the sufC gene encoding Fe-S cluster assembly ATPase SufC, whose protein sequence is MIHQDSKTILEVSGLRAAVEGVEILKGVDLVVKRGEVHAIMGTNGSGKSTFAKVLAGHSAYQVTGGSVLFEGRNLFDLEPEERARAGVFLAFQYPIEIPGVSNSHFLRLAYNTLQSQRGKDELDPLEFEDFVREKMKLLEMNPNFLDRGVNEGFSGGEKKRNEILQMALLEPRLAILDETDSGLDIDALRIVTNGVNKLATKDNAIILVTHYQRMLNYIEPDYVHVMRSGRIVKTGGKELALDLETRGYDWVGVERRVSASA, encoded by the coding sequence ATGATTCATCAGGACAGCAAAACGATTCTGGAAGTAAGCGGACTGCGAGCGGCAGTCGAGGGCGTAGAGATACTCAAGGGCGTTGACCTCGTCGTTAAAAGAGGTGAGGTGCATGCCATCATGGGAACGAACGGCTCAGGCAAGAGCACTTTCGCCAAGGTGCTTGCCGGTCACAGCGCCTATCAGGTTACCGGAGGATCGGTGTTGTTTGAAGGCCGGAATCTGTTCGATTTAGAACCGGAAGAACGGGCGCGTGCAGGTGTATTTCTTGCCTTTCAGTATCCGATCGAGATACCCGGTGTTTCCAACAGTCATTTCCTGCGCCTTGCCTACAATACCCTGCAATCGCAGCGTGGAAAGGACGAACTCGATCCCCTGGAATTCGAGGATTTCGTGCGCGAGAAAATGAAATTGCTGGAGATGAATCCCAATTTCCTGGATCGCGGCGTCAACGAAGGTTTTTCGGGTGGCGAGAAGAAGCGCAACGAGATATTGCAGATGGCGCTGCTGGAACCACGACTGGCTATCCTGGATGAGACGGATTCCGGTCTCGACATCGATGCCCTGCGAATCGTTACCAATGGGGTAAACAAACTTGCAACCAAGGACAATGCAATCATTCTGGTAACCCATTATCAGCGCATGCTCAACTATATCGAACCGGATTACGTGCATGTAATGCGCAGCGGACGCATCGTTAAAACAGGCGGCAAAGAGCTGGCGCTCGATCTCGAAACGCGAGGTTACGACTGGGTAGGGGTTGAGCGACGTGTTTCGGCAAGCGCATGA
- the sufD gene encoding Fe-S cluster assembly protein SufD, with product MSMSLVNSNSYLESLLQGQPRLPPSPLAWFNQLRANAVDHAGRLKLPTTRDEEWRFTDLSPLVRHSFQPARAAPALQTADVEHFSLTEAAIRLVFVDGKYMPQLSTPAERLGNRGLIVTNLSSAITANAEAIEPHLGQYARFEGNLFAALNTAFLHDGALVIVPRGAVIDTPVHVLLVTTQPEVASHPRCLFIAEAGSEVTILEDYVSLNEAIYVTNAVTEIAVGDNAQISHIRVQRDSTEAFHIGNCAVSLAHASRYRSVSVALGARISRYDLNTALAAEGAECVIDGLALINGRQLADTHSSIDHARPNCTSRQLHKCIADGSAHAVFNGKIMVRPGAQNTDSAQSSRNLLLNAKARIDTKPQLEIFADDVKCAHGATVGQLDSEELFYLKSRGLSEVAARNLLTYAFGAEIIDRIPIASLKYRLERTVLEQTKKTEP from the coding sequence ATGAGCATGAGTCTCGTGAATAGCAACAGTTATCTCGAAAGCCTGCTTCAGGGACAACCGCGGCTGCCGCCCAGTCCTCTCGCCTGGTTTAACCAGCTGCGGGCAAATGCAGTCGATCATGCGGGAAGGCTGAAACTGCCCACAACACGTGATGAGGAGTGGCGTTTTACTGACCTTTCGCCACTCGTTCGCCACTCGTTCCAGCCTGCTCGTGCTGCACCGGCGTTGCAGACCGCTGATGTCGAGCATTTTTCCCTCACGGAAGCTGCTATCAGGCTCGTATTTGTCGACGGCAAATACATGCCGCAACTTTCTACACCGGCAGAACGTCTCGGAAACCGCGGCTTGATCGTCACCAATCTGTCATCAGCGATAACAGCGAATGCAGAGGCAATAGAGCCCCATCTGGGTCAGTATGCGCGATTCGAAGGTAACCTGTTCGCGGCACTCAATACCGCATTCCTGCACGACGGGGCGTTGGTCATCGTACCGCGGGGCGCAGTGATCGACACCCCTGTGCACGTGTTGCTCGTGACAACGCAACCGGAAGTGGCAAGCCATCCGCGCTGTCTTTTCATCGCTGAAGCGGGAAGCGAGGTTACCATTCTCGAGGATTACGTCAGCCTGAATGAGGCAATCTATGTGACCAATGCGGTGACCGAGATCGCCGTGGGAGATAATGCCCAGATCAGTCACATCCGGGTACAGCGCGACAGTACCGAAGCATTTCATATCGGGAATTGTGCTGTTTCGCTTGCGCATGCCAGCCGCTACCGTTCTGTTAGCGTAGCGCTCGGGGCCCGGATTTCACGTTACGATCTGAATACAGCGCTCGCTGCCGAGGGCGCTGAGTGCGTTATCGACGGACTGGCATTGATCAATGGTCGGCAGCTGGCCGATACACACAGTTCCATAGATCATGCCCGACCAAATTGTACCAGCCGTCAATTGCATAAATGCATCGCTGACGGCAGCGCCCACGCCGTGTTCAACGGCAAGATCATGGTTCGTCCGGGGGCCCAGAATACGGATTCCGCGCAATCCAGCCGTAACCTCCTGTTGAATGCGAAGGCGCGTATCGATACCAAGCCGCAGCTCGAAATTTTTGCGGATGACGTGAAGTGTGCACATGGAGCGACGGTGGGTCAACTCGATAGCGAGGAGTTGTTTTATCTCAAGAGCCGCGGCCTGTCCGAAGTTGCGGCGCGAAATCTGCTGACTTATGCGTTTGGTGCGGAGATCATTGATCGTATTCCTATCGCATCGCTCAAATACCGGCTTGAACGGACAGTGCTGGAACAAACCAAAAAAACTGAGCCATGA
- a CDS encoding cysteine desulfurase produces MKIIDSTLQPQIDSTLDVARVRADFPILELQVEGKPLVYLDNAASSQMPQPVIDRLVRYQTRQHANINRGVHYLSETATAEYEAARCKLQRFINAREDREVIFTSGTTDSINLVMHGYGRKFIGAGDEIILTTLEHHSNIVPWQMLAEEKGARIRVVPINDAGELLIDDYEKLFNERTKFVGVMHVSNALGTINPVREMIAFAHARGVPVLVDGAQAAPHMKVDVQELDCDFYAFSGHKMCGPTGIGILYGKAELLERMQPFKGGGDMILSVTFERTTYNSIPHKFEAGTPPIAAAIGLGAAVDYLSNVGINAIAAYEIELLNYATEQILQIPGVRIIGTAAKKTAVLSFEVAGVHPHDVGTLLNQEGVAVRTGHHCVQPVMLRLKVPATTRASFAFYNTMAEVDTFIAGIRTVQKIFI; encoded by the coding sequence ATGAAAATCATAGATTCCACGCTGCAACCTCAGATTGATTCGACGCTCGACGTCGCACGTGTGCGTGCCGATTTTCCGATTCTGGAGCTTCAGGTCGAAGGAAAGCCGCTGGTCTACCTCGATAATGCAGCCTCCAGCCAGATGCCGCAGCCCGTGATCGATCGCCTGGTGCGTTACCAGACAAGGCAGCACGCAAATATCAATCGGGGTGTGCATTATTTATCCGAAACTGCCACGGCAGAATATGAGGCGGCGCGCTGTAAATTGCAGCGCTTCATCAATGCGCGTGAAGACAGGGAGGTCATCTTTACCAGCGGGACGACAGATTCCATCAACCTTGTGATGCACGGGTATGGACGCAAATTCATCGGCGCGGGTGATGAAATCATCCTGACTACCTTGGAGCATCATTCGAATATCGTTCCATGGCAGATGCTGGCGGAAGAAAAAGGGGCAAGGATACGTGTCGTGCCGATCAACGACGCCGGTGAACTTCTCATCGATGATTATGAGAAGCTTTTCAACGAGCGTACGAAGTTCGTGGGTGTGATGCACGTATCGAATGCTTTGGGGACGATCAACCCGGTCAGGGAAATGATCGCCTTCGCGCATGCCCGCGGTGTTCCGGTGCTGGTGGATGGCGCGCAGGCTGCGCCGCATATGAAAGTGGATGTCCAGGAGCTCGACTGCGATTTCTATGCATTTTCGGGACACAAAATGTGTGGCCCGACAGGCATTGGTATTCTGTACGGAAAAGCGGAACTCCTGGAGCGCATGCAGCCGTTCAAAGGCGGCGGCGACATGATTCTATCGGTGACATTCGAAAGAACCACCTACAATTCCATTCCACACAAATTCGAAGCAGGAACTCCGCCCATTGCAGCCGCTATCGGGCTTGGCGCTGCCGTCGATTATTTATCGAATGTCGGCATCAATGCCATCGCCGCGTACGAGATTGAGCTGCTCAATTACGCAACCGAACAGATACTCCAGATACCCGGAGTGCGCATCATAGGCACAGCAGCGAAAAAAACCGCGGTGCTGTCTTTCGAGGTGGCGGGTGTGCATCCGCACGATGTCGGTACGCTTTTGAATCAGGAAGGCGTTGCCGTTCGTACCGGCCATCACTGCGTGCAACCCGTGATGTTGCGCCTCAAGGTGCCTGCCACTACACGCGCTTCATTTGCGTTTTATAATACAATGGCTGAGGTAGATACTTTCATCGCTGGCATTCGTACTGTGCAAAAGATATTTATTTAA